DNA sequence from the Sediminibacillus dalangtanensis genome:
ACCAGAGAACAGGATCTTCCCGGCGCGCCCTTGTTTGTAAAGCTCGATAGCCTTGGGGAGCCGGTACCGGACAGCCATACTGCTGCCGGCCACTACGATACAATCACCGTTTTGGTTGTCATCCTCCACACCGGAAAACAATAACGTTTCCAGCTGGGCATCGGTAAGCTTGTTTTCGTTCAGTTCCGAAATGTACATTTGTCACCTCACCTCCATTTGATTGGTTGTCTTTCTTTAGAATATGTAGCTTCCATTTAAATGTATCATAACCCAGTAGGAATCAGCGCCTGTTCTTAAAAAAATAATGAAAAAGCCATGTTGTATGAAAAAAGCCTAAATCTCAAGAAGATTTAGGCTTAGTGCTTTCACTTTTTTGTGGTTCTCTCTTTTATCCTGCTGTTGGTATGGAGAAAGCTGCGAACTTCCTCTGGGGTCATTCCAAGTCCTTTGGCGTTGATGATCAGTTGCATCCATTCCTGGTCCAGAACATCTTGTTCATTCTTTTTTCTCATTGTTTTCCCCCGTTATGGATATTTTCTTTTCCATCCAGCCAGTTCTTGAATTTTACATATTCCATGAGGTCACGAAAGTCATCTTTGCTCATGCCTTCCTCGATTGCTTTTTTAAAAAGTCCCTCCCATTCTTTATCCAGTTTGGGTGTTTCCGTATTCTTGTTATCCTCTGGCTGCTGGCCCAGCAGGTAATCAATACTCGTATCAAGCGCTGTAGCAATCTTGGATAGTATTTGCAGGGACGGATTTTGTTGTATGTCACGCTCAATATAGCTTAAATAAGACTTTGACACACGTGCCGCCCTGGCAAGCTCTGTAATCGAGTACCCTTTCTTCTTCCTTTGGTTTCTAACCCGGTTACCAATCATGGCTTTCTTCCCATCTTTGGTTGTAATAAAGAACAGAGCACATGCATACGATGTTGTTTTGTTCATTATATAAAACAATACGTTCTATAAAAAATACAAAATAGTAAGAAAATGAGCGTATTTTCTTGAAAACGAACGATATTCGTTCTTAATTAAGAAAAAACGGACAATTTTGCGGTTTTTCAATCTTGCGATAATGACATATACTCCAATTGTTGGTTCTTTAAAAAGAACAACGCAGAATGAATAACGAACAGATGCAGTCCTTGTTTGTAACTCCTTCAGTAGGTAGGAGTTCAAAAATATAAAAAAGGAAAGAAAGAGGAGGAGAAAGAATGAGCGTTAAAAAGAAATTAGGTATGGGAGTTATGTCGGCAGCGCTTGGGTTATCTTTGATCGGAGGAGGTACATATGCGTATTTCAATGATACTGCTGAATCAAACAACACTTTCGCTGCAGGTACACTAGACCTTTCGGTAGATCCTGTGGAAATTTTTTCTGTAGATAATCTGAAGCCGGGAGATTATATGCTTCGATCTTTTGAATTACAAAATGGGGGAACCTTGGATATTGCCAGAGTTCTAATGGACACTTCCTATACGGTAAACGATGCTGATGGCGATAATGCTGGAGAGGATTTCGGGGAGCATTTGGTAGTTAAGTTCATCAAGAATGAAGGCCATCCAGAACATATCTTTGATGATGACGAGTACACAGTAGTCTATCAAAAAACGTTAGCAGAACTTGCGGATATGACTCCAGACGATTTGGCTGTAGAGCTGGAGGACTTCTTGATATGGGATTATGAACAGGATGGAATTCCTGCAGGTGGAACAGACTACTTATCTG
Encoded proteins:
- a CDS encoding anti-repressor SinI family protein; translation: MRKKNEQDVLDQEWMQLIINAKGLGMTPEEVRSFLHTNSRIKERTTKK
- a CDS encoding helix-turn-helix domain-containing protein, which produces MIGNRVRNQRKKKGYSITELARAARVSKSYLSYIERDIQQNPSLQILSKIATALDTSIDYLLGQQPEDNKNTETPKLDKEWEGLFKKAIEEGMSKDDFRDLMEYVKFKNWLDGKENIHNGGKQ
- a CDS encoding CalY family protein is translated as MSVKKKLGMGVMSAALGLSLIGGGTYAYFNDTAESNNTFAAGTLDLSVDPVEIFSVDNLKPGDYMLRSFELQNGGTLDIARVLMDTSYTVNDADGDNAGEDFGEHLVVKFIKNEGHPEHIFDDDEYTVVYQKTLAELADMTPDDLAVELEDFLIWDYEQDGIPAGGTDYLSVKIEFNDNGEDQNKFQGDSLDLTWTFTGEQEAGERR